A region of Deinococcus rubellus DNA encodes the following proteins:
- a CDS encoding fimbrial biogenesis chaperone: MSRINRSILGRCLVGLSLLTLAVPSAQAATALSFAPISLKMVGNQRATSLTLRNVSDQTASFRLELNQWTQNGEDLYAPTRDLIVNPSGFTLTPGQEQTIRIARRGNAADTNEHAYRVFIQELPPQAVDGPDGSVKITTLYRLSLPLMLSAVGAAPKLSFALERSSDGLAVVASNSGNLYTTLTDVELSVDGQKLEVPSFNLLGGGSMRFAVSGAAPTTAEVGLQFTQNQAVQQFTLRAP; the protein is encoded by the coding sequence GTGAGCCGTATCAACCGCTCTATACTGGGGCGCTGCCTGGTTGGCCTGAGCTTGCTCACCCTGGCTGTTCCGTCTGCTCAGGCGGCCACCGCCCTGTCGTTTGCGCCAATTTCGCTGAAAATGGTGGGCAACCAGCGGGCCACTTCGCTGACCCTGCGAAATGTCTCGGATCAAACCGCCAGCTTCAGGCTTGAACTCAATCAATGGACACAGAACGGCGAAGATCTCTATGCCCCCACCCGCGATCTGATTGTCAATCCAAGTGGTTTTACCCTGACGCCCGGCCAGGAACAGACCATTCGGATCGCACGGCGTGGCAACGCCGCAGACACCAACGAACATGCTTACCGGGTCTTTATTCAGGAATTGCCGCCCCAGGCAGTAGACGGGCCAGACGGCTCCGTCAAGATCACCACGCTCTACCGGCTCAGCTTGCCACTGATGCTGTCTGCGGTGGGCGCAGCACCAAAACTGAGCTTTGCCCTGGAGCGCAGCAGTGACGGCCTGGCGGTGGTGGCGTCCAACAGTGGCAACCTCTATACCACCCTGACCGACGTGGAGCTGAGCGTGGACGGCCAGAAACTTGAAGTGCCTTCTTTCAACTTGCTGGGGGGCGGCTCGATGCGCTTTGCAGTCAGCGGCGCTGCCCCCACGACGGCGGAAGTCGGTTTGCAATTTACTCAGAACCAAGCGGTTCAGCAGTTTACTTTACGTGCGCCTTAA
- the pdxY gene encoding pyridoxal kinase PdxY: MTTLPPTPPRNILSIQSWVSYGHVGNAAAVFPLQRLGFEVWAINTVQFSNHTGYGEWTGQVFAPEVVAELIDGIEARGVLPSCSAVLSGYMGSEGTVGAVIGAVERVRAANPDALYCCDPVMGDYGRGVFVRPELPELIAAQAVPQADILTPNQFELELLSGRTVRTLAEALSAAQELRGRMREGGPRVVVVTSLVRVDAPPDSIETLAVTGEGAWLCCTPMLALDPPRNGTGDAIAALFLGQYLASGQAGEALGLSTSALYALLEMTHAAGSREIQLVAAQDEYRQPGRVFGAERVG, translated from the coding sequence ATGACCACCCTCCCCCCTACCCCGCCGCGCAACATCCTCTCCATCCAGTCGTGGGTCAGTTACGGGCATGTCGGCAACGCCGCCGCTGTCTTTCCACTTCAGCGGCTGGGCTTCGAGGTGTGGGCCATCAACACCGTGCAGTTTTCCAACCACACTGGCTACGGCGAATGGACCGGACAGGTGTTCGCGCCGGAGGTGGTGGCCGAATTGATTGACGGTATCGAAGCGCGGGGCGTGCTGCCGAGCTGCAGCGCGGTGCTGAGCGGCTATATGGGCAGCGAGGGCACGGTGGGGGCGGTGATCGGCGCAGTGGAGCGGGTGCGGGCCGCCAACCCGGACGCCCTCTACTGCTGCGACCCGGTGATGGGTGACTACGGGCGTGGGGTGTTCGTGCGGCCCGAACTGCCGGAGCTGATCGCGGCCCAGGCCGTGCCGCAGGCCGACATTCTGACACCCAATCAGTTCGAGCTGGAACTGCTGAGCGGGCGGACCGTGCGAACACTGGCCGAGGCCCTCAGCGCCGCCCAGGAACTGCGAGGCCGGATGCGCGAGGGCGGCCCCCGCGTGGTCGTCGTGACCAGCCTGGTGCGGGTGGACGCGCCGCCGGACAGCATCGAGACGCTGGCCGTGACGGGCGAGGGCGCGTGGCTGTGCTGCACGCCCATGCTGGCGCTCGATCCGCCGCGCAACGGCACTGGGGACGCCATTGCCGCGCTGTTTCTGGGCCAGTACCTCGCAAGCGGGCAGGCGGGCGAGGCGCTGGGCCTGAGTACCAGCGCTCTCTACGCTCTGCTGGAAATGACCCACGCCGCTGGCAGCCGTGAGATTCAGTTGGTGGCCGCGCAGGATGAGTACCGGCAGCCAGGGCGGGTTTTTGGAGCAGAGCGGGTGGGGTGA
- a CDS encoding spore coat U domain-containing protein, giving the protein MMKKSLTTLLALACCSSLAVPVTQQGTGSNFNTFGVNSSVGDSCTMSQAADVNVGPLYWTQSANTVNGNTDVTINCNTGAKYKLGVSEPVTLTKSGELIPLVVVVAPPAIVVANNLFNRPFVSGQPAGFLRPLDNSNTAGGRTFPINVTVTKPTRFQRGGQYSTTVAVTLTVVAP; this is encoded by the coding sequence ATGATGAAAAAAAGTTTGACAACACTCCTCGCTTTGGCCTGCTGCTCCAGCCTGGCCGTTCCGGTGACTCAGCAAGGCACCGGCAGCAATTTCAACACCTTCGGCGTAAACTCTAGCGTGGGCGATTCCTGCACCATGAGTCAGGCCGCTGATGTCAATGTCGGCCCGCTGTACTGGACGCAGTCGGCCAACACGGTCAACGGCAACACCGACGTGACAATTAACTGCAATACTGGTGCCAAGTACAAGCTGGGAGTTTCGGAGCCTGTCACCCTGACAAAAAGCGGTGAGCTTATTCCGTTGGTGGTTGTTGTGGCTCCGCCTGCGATTGTCGTTGCCAACAACCTCTTTAACAGGCCCTTTGTCTCCGGGCAGCCTGCTGGATTCTTAAGACCATTAGATAACAGCAATACTGCTGGTGGACGCACCTTTCCTATTAACGTCACCGTGACGAAGCCCACCCGCTTTCAGCGCGGCGGGCAATACAGCACCACCGTCGCCGTAACGCTGACCGTTGTGGCTCCCTAA
- a CDS encoding spore coat protein U domain-containing protein — MYTLNSLTRFAVALKHTLNKSMVAAALLGSLGAAGATSCILSANDVALPTYYWTTPTALIYAPTVATLACTAETPSDVNVSVSLDTPSESGGMHSLTSGLEHLLYRISLPGMQGLQPWGNGQAGSVVFERSLSNMTSTSLNITPTLEVPPGQRVRGGNYGATLNLTMNMLAP, encoded by the coding sequence ATGTACACCCTGAACAGCCTCACCCGGTTTGCTGTTGCCCTGAAACACACCCTGAACAAATCTATGGTCGCCGCCGCGCTTCTCGGCTCACTGGGCGCGGCTGGGGCGACAAGCTGTATCCTGTCAGCCAATGACGTGGCGCTGCCGACGTATTACTGGACGACACCCACCGCGCTGATCTACGCTCCAACGGTGGCGACACTGGCGTGTACTGCCGAGACGCCGAGCGATGTCAACGTGAGTGTGTCATTGGACACGCCGAGCGAGAGCGGCGGGATGCACTCCCTGACCAGCGGATTAGAGCACTTGCTCTACCGCATCTCGCTGCCGGGCATGCAGGGACTCCAGCCCTGGGGAAATGGTCAAGCTGGAAGCGTCGTGTTTGAACGTAGTCTCAGCAACATGACCTCCACCAGCCTCAACATCACGCCGACCCTTGAAGTGCCGCCCGGTCAGCGGGTGCGCGGCGGCAACTACGGCGCGACCCTCAACCTGACCATGAACATGCTTGCACCTTGA
- a CDS encoding GNAT family N-acetyltransferase produces MTTLQRVEAALAASWRGYPGEWATFGPLSALYAGPGLPINVALGQTDQGDALEYLPQIETFFAAHSHPASMLLHSHAHPALVSALAARHYHLDYLLHAYAREVSGEWPTPVFEIEEVTPSEWAEFTPLAFGPGSQEMMQVNAGVPDVMRLGVKVGGQWAGFGAVTVLPDQGGGVALLFSAATRPEYRGQGIQTALLAARLQVAHDQGAALAAVDVSPGSVSERNVLRAGFGLVGTRLNFVKVQT; encoded by the coding sequence ATGACGACTCTTCAACGGGTGGAAGCTGCCCTGGCCGCGAGCTGGCGCGGGTATCCGGGTGAGTGGGCGACGTTTGGCCCGCTGAGCGCCCTTTACGCTGGCCCTGGTCTGCCGATCAACGTCGCGCTGGGGCAGACCGATCAAGGGGATGCACTGGAGTATCTGCCGCAGATAGAGACGTTCTTCGCCGCCCATTCGCATCCCGCCTCAATGCTGCTGCACTCGCACGCGCACCCGGCCCTTGTTTCGGCGCTGGCGGCCAGACACTACCATCTTGACTATCTGCTGCACGCCTACGCCCGCGAAGTGTCCGGCGAGTGGCCCACGCCAGTCTTCGAGATTGAGGAGGTGACGCCCAGTGAGTGGGCCGAATTCACTCCGCTGGCCTTCGGGCCGGGCAGCCAGGAAATGATGCAGGTCAATGCCGGGGTGCCGGACGTGATGCGCCTGGGCGTCAAGGTGGGTGGGCAGTGGGCGGGCTTCGGGGCCGTGACGGTTTTGCCCGATCAAGGCGGCGGCGTGGCCCTGCTGTTCAGCGCGGCGACCCGGCCCGAGTACCGGGGCCAGGGCATTCAGACGGCTTTGCTCGCGGCCCGCCTGCAAGTTGCCCATGACCAGGGCGCGGCGCTGGCCGCTGTGGACGTATCGCCCGGCAGCGTCAGTGAGCGCAACGTGCTGCGGGCAGGCTTTGGGCTGGTCGGGACGCGGCTTAACTTCGTGAAAGTTCAGACCTGA
- a CDS encoding phosphodiester glycosidase family protein, which produces MKSLLPLTLLLSLLSAAAAARPVAIGGVPTSPVIETKLLSGGREGLPIWFLPQLGLQTRNDPQDVWLSYGARSLRYTVQGGWQASGFVLAAPLPAPERSGAGGSLHVGLEVLRALGLPLGGSAQRLDVRVARPSVDVPEPPVPQVAFQAAPKANTAKVDMAKTNTVKTNTVKVAVKITPTATPALTSTGQTNPVQANPVKAATKAAAQSPAPLVAHSPAQPSSVQVSRVPTPPSALRSASVVPTPLPTAPGLPAKAVPASVQPTPRQPTPVQTVPTQSAPTQPAPAPPPAADIAPAPMQPAAPSGPRIVGVRSSLTTVRNIQVQRLVIDLSGPATYNARNERGGVTLFLPQASATPGVQTLESGDTLTFAPDERGVTVRLDAGGGQSQVMTLDDPDRLVIDTATSLSADVPPPIKEDALPDGVSLNVFGGLSLLSFDASRYAPHVVTAPSGAALSVAELVRRGGGVAGVNGGYFDPPSSLPVDFVAAGGKLLAASLERRGTVGFDARGAALFGFPRPRYMLSGAFGSLTVNTVTARPAPTLLSAFVGDGKAAVGGPGLLTLTLNSAATNVLRADMNGTVPAADLISLTFDPARFPQLPRTPGSPLQAVLNYQSPDWQNIREGLSAGPMLIQGGQIVLNPAREAFDVLSGVWRPTRQVAFAIYKGQPTLAFLEFGTPETFARALHSAGVQDALRLDSGSSATVFVSGGYLGTGGYLNTVWSRPVPNAIVLVPVSTTGAMGAGGKVK; this is translated from the coding sequence GTGAAGAGCTTGCTCCCCCTGACGCTCCTGCTGTCGCTGCTGAGCGCCGCCGCCGCCGCGCGTCCGGTGGCCATCGGCGGCGTGCCGACCAGCCCAGTCATCGAAACCAAACTGCTTTCGGGCGGGCGCGAGGGGCTACCGATCTGGTTTTTGCCGCAGTTGGGGCTGCAGACCCGCAACGACCCGCAGGACGTGTGGCTCAGTTACGGCGCGCGCAGTCTGCGCTACACCGTCCAGGGCGGCTGGCAGGCCAGCGGCTTTGTGCTGGCCGCGCCGCTGCCCGCGCCGGAGCGCTCCGGCGCGGGTGGCAGCCTGCACGTGGGTCTGGAGGTGCTGCGGGCACTGGGATTGCCGCTGGGGGGCAGTGCCCAGCGTCTCGACGTGCGGGTGGCGCGCCCCAGCGTTGACGTCCCCGAGCCGCCCGTGCCGCAGGTGGCTTTCCAGGCGGCTCCGAAGGCGAACACAGCCAAAGTGGACATGGCCAAGACAAATACAGTCAAGACAAACACGGTCAAGGTGGCGGTCAAAATTACGCCGACGGCCACCCCTGCACTGACCAGCACCGGACAGACCAACCCAGTTCAGGCCAATCCAGTCAAGGCGGCCACCAAAGCTGCTGCCCAGTCGCCTGCGCCGCTGGTGGCCCACAGCCCGGCCCAGCCCAGCTCTGTCCAGGTCAGCCGGGTGCCGACCCCCCCGTCCGCGTTGAGAAGCGCCAGTGTGGTGCCGACGCCGCTGCCGACTGCGCCCGGCCTTCCGGCGAAGGCCGTGCCCGCATCCGTCCAGCCGACACCAAGACAGCCGACTCCGGTCCAGACTGTACCGACCCAATCGGCACCGACGCAGCCTGCCCCAGCTCCGCCGCCCGCAGCGGACATTGCCCCGGCACCGATGCAGCCCGCTGCCCCGAGCGGCCCCCGGATTGTGGGGGTGCGCTCCAGTCTCACCACCGTCCGCAATATTCAGGTGCAGCGGCTGGTTATCGACCTGAGTGGCCCCGCCACCTACAACGCCCGCAATGAGCGCGGCGGCGTGACCCTCTTTTTGCCGCAGGCGAGTGCAACTCCCGGCGTGCAGACCCTGGAGAGTGGCGATACCCTGACCTTCGCGCCCGACGAGCGCGGCGTGACGGTGCGGCTCGACGCGGGCGGTGGCCAGAGCCAGGTGATGACCCTGGACGACCCGGACCGCCTGGTCATCGACACGGCCACCAGCCTCAGCGCCGACGTGCCGCCGCCCATCAAGGAGGACGCCCTGCCGGACGGCGTGAGCCTCAACGTGTTCGGCGGCCTGTCGCTGCTGAGTTTCGATGCCAGCCGCTACGCGCCGCACGTGGTCACGGCCCCCAGCGGCGCGGCACTAAGCGTCGCCGAACTGGTGCGGCGCGGCGGCGGGGTCGCGGGCGTCAACGGCGGCTATTTCGATCCGCCCAGCAGCCTGCCGGTGGACTTCGTGGCGGCGGGCGGCAAACTGCTCGCCGCCAGCCTGGAACGGCGCGGCACGGTGGGTTTCGACGCGCGCGGCGCAGCCCTCTTCGGCTTTCCGCGCCCGCGCTACATGCTTTCCGGCGCGTTCGGCAGCCTGACGGTCAATACCGTCACCGCCCGGCCCGCGCCCACACTGCTGAGCGCCTTCGTCGGCGACGGCAAGGCAGCGGTGGGTGGACCGGGCCTGCTTACTTTGACGCTCAATTCGGCAGCCACCAACGTGCTGCGCGCCGACATGAACGGCACGGTGCCCGCTGCCGATCTGATCAGCCTGACGTTCGACCCGGCCCGCTTTCCGCAGTTGCCGCGCACGCCGGGCAGCCCGCTGCAAGCCGTCCTCAATTACCAGTCGCCCGACTGGCAGAACATCCGCGAGGGCCTCAGTGCGGGCCCGATGCTGATCCAGGGCGGCCAGATCGTCCTCAATCCGGCCCGCGAAGCCTTCGACGTGCTGAGCGGGGTGTGGCGGCCCACCCGCCAGGTGGCGTTTGCCATCTACAAGGGCCAGCCCACCCTGGCGTTTCTGGAGTTCGGCACCCCCGAAACCTTTGCCCGCGCCCTGCACAGTGCCGGGGTGCAGGACGCCCTGCGGCTGGACAGCGGCTCGAGCGCCACCGTCTTCGTGTCGGGCGGCTATCTGGGCACCGGGGGCTACCTCAATACGGTCTGGAGCCGCCCGGTCCCCAACGCCATCGTCCTGGTGCCTGTCAGTACGACGGGGGCGATGGGAGCAGGCGGCAAGGTCAAGTAG
- the mglB gene encoding GTPase-activating protein MglB has translation MIEPSLALYGDAFDQVETQVEHLLAATGVRYCLLVDRKGFVLSHKEALWAPRPPALDSVATLVASNAAATAALANMLGERTFSEQIHQGEQGAIYVESVGDMALLTLIFDSSVPLGRVKLHAKKTITTLNEIMKTLKEAPPIKFDADFGSNAVSMLDDLLG, from the coding sequence ATGATTGAGCCTTCTCTCGCGCTGTACGGTGACGCCTTCGATCAGGTCGAGACGCAAGTCGAACACCTGCTCGCAGCCACAGGCGTCCGCTACTGCCTCCTGGTTGACCGTAAGGGCTTCGTGCTGTCTCACAAAGAAGCGCTGTGGGCACCCCGCCCACCCGCCCTCGATTCGGTGGCGACTCTGGTGGCCTCCAACGCCGCCGCAACTGCCGCGCTGGCCAACATGCTCGGTGAGCGCACCTTCAGTGAGCAGATTCACCAAGGCGAGCAGGGCGCGATCTACGTCGAGTCGGTGGGCGATATGGCGCTCCTCACCCTCATTTTCGACAGCAGCGTACCGCTGGGCCGGGTCAAACTGCACGCCAAGAAAACCATCACGACCCTGAACGAAATCATGAAAACCCTCAAGGAAGCGCCGCCAATCAAATTCGACGCGGATTTCGGCAGCAACGCCGTCTCGATGCTCGACGATCTGCTCGGCTGA
- the mglA gene encoding GTPase MglA, producing MSTINFAAREINCKIVYYGPGMSGKTTNLKQVFAKVPGHLRGEMVSLATEDERTLFFDFLPLDLGSVQGFKTRFHLYTVPGQVFYNASRKLILRGVDGIVFVADSAPNRLRANAESMRNLRENLLEHGIDVKEVPMILQINKRDLDGALSTEMIRAVIDPKHELQWHEAVADQGRGVFETLKTVSRLVLERLAKGQ from the coding sequence GTGAGTACCATTAACTTCGCCGCCCGCGAAATCAACTGCAAGATCGTGTATTACGGTCCCGGCATGTCCGGCAAAACCACCAACCTCAAACAGGTCTTCGCCAAAGTGCCGGGCCACCTGCGCGGCGAGATGGTTTCGCTGGCCACCGAGGACGAGCGCACCCTTTTCTTTGATTTTTTGCCACTCGACCTCGGCAGCGTGCAGGGCTTCAAAACCCGCTTCCACCTCTATACCGTACCCGGACAGGTCTTTTACAACGCCAGCCGCAAACTGATTCTGCGCGGCGTGGACGGCATTGTCTTCGTGGCTGATAGCGCCCCCAACCGCCTGCGCGCCAACGCCGAGAGTATGCGTAACCTGCGCGAGAACCTCCTGGAGCACGGCATCGACGTTAAGGAAGTGCCGATGATTCTCCAGATCAACAAGCGTGACCTCGACGGCGCGCTCAGCACCGAGATGATCCGCGCCGTGATCGACCCCAAGCACGAGTTGCAGTGGCACGAAGCGGTGGCCGATCAGGGCCGGGGCGTCTTCGAAACGCTCAAGACCGTGTCGCGGCTGGTGCTGGAACGTCTCGCCAAGGGACAGTAA
- a CDS encoding alpha/beta hydrolase, with product MNLIGPCATTLLIGTLLLLSSCAPVLNTAAQPGREQDTRVFTAALPTTPSIAGATLYKGLYAGEHGQASYLIEVPEKWNGKLVMYAHGYAGMGAALTVSPPALREYLVSLGYAWAASSYSSNYYDVRSGIEDTNALAQQFAALTQGKYAAPTATYIMGVSMGGNVAAAAVEAETLATARHKVNYAASMPLCAVLDPPYEFQWLGDYTLNAQELGGYGPSTSPASGFQTLLPDIKAGLFSDSSGDLWTPNTVQGTRLRDIALNLTGGPRPVFDLGFRVGALQDAVLSTGGSDGTLSGILTKNSYGNQGAVYRWTQGDTPTPAEVAYNQAVLRTTADPSANLPRADGLRWLPAIHAQFKVPVLTMHTLGDFYVPFAHEQHYLKMAQQNGTSGLLVQRAIRAAGHCEFVGPELVEAFNDWMKWASGGPKPAGDDVMTPGVVADTKYGCQFTRTTRPGVDPCTP from the coding sequence ATGAACCTGATTGGTCCATGCGCCACGACCCTGCTGATCGGCACCCTGCTGCTGCTGTCCAGTTGCGCCCCTGTCCTGAATACCGCCGCACAGCCGGGCCGCGAGCAAGATACGCGGGTCTTCACGGCGGCGCTGCCCACCACGCCCTCCATCGCCGGGGCCACGCTCTACAAGGGACTGTACGCGGGCGAACACGGCCAGGCCAGTTATCTGATCGAAGTGCCGGAGAAGTGGAACGGCAAATTGGTGATGTACGCGCACGGCTACGCTGGGATGGGCGCGGCACTCACGGTCAGTCCGCCCGCGCTGCGCGAGTACCTGGTGTCGCTGGGCTACGCCTGGGCCGCCTCGAGCTATTCGTCCAACTACTACGACGTGAGATCGGGCATCGAGGACACCAACGCCCTGGCCCAGCAGTTCGCCGCGCTGACGCAGGGCAAGTACGCTGCGCCGACGGCAACTTACATCATGGGCGTCTCGATGGGCGGCAACGTCGCCGCCGCCGCCGTAGAGGCCGAAACGCTGGCGACAGCCAGGCACAAGGTCAATTACGCCGCCTCCATGCCGCTGTGCGCGGTGCTCGATCCGCCCTACGAGTTTCAGTGGCTGGGCGACTACACCCTCAACGCCCAGGAACTCGGTGGCTACGGCCCCAGCACGTCTCCGGCCAGCGGGTTTCAGACGCTGTTGCCCGACATCAAAGCAGGTCTCTTCAGTGACAGCAGCGGCGATCTGTGGACACCCAACACCGTGCAGGGCACCCGTTTGCGCGACATCGCCCTGAACCTGACCGGCGGCCCGCGTCCGGTCTTCGACCTCGGCTTCCGGGTGGGAGCCTTGCAGGACGCGGTGCTGAGTACCGGAGGCTCGGACGGCACACTGAGCGGCATCCTGACCAAGAACTCTTACGGCAACCAGGGCGCGGTGTACCGCTGGACCCAGGGCGACACGCCCACACCCGCCGAAGTCGCCTACAACCAAGCGGTCTTGCGCACCACCGCCGATCCGAGCGCCAACTTGCCGCGCGCCGACGGCCTGCGCTGGCTCCCGGCCATTCACGCCCAGTTCAAGGTGCCGGTGCTGACCATGCACACGCTCGGCGACTTCTACGTGCCCTTTGCCCACGAGCAGCACTACCTCAAGATGGCGCAGCAAAACGGCACGTCGGGGCTGCTGGTGCAGCGGGCCATCCGGGCGGCGGGGCACTGCGAGTTCGTGGGGCCGGAACTGGTGGAAGCCTTCAACGACTGGATGAAATGGGCCAGCGGCGGTCCCAAACCTGCCGGAGACGACGTGATGACGCCCGGCGTGGTGGCCGACACCAAATACGGCTGCCAGTTTACCCGCACCACCCGGCCCGGCGTGGACCCCTGCACACCGTAA
- a CDS encoding enoyl-CoA hydratase-related protein: MSDQSIRLTSQGEVATLTIVSKKGSMGPVFWREMAEALPQLGSARALIIRGEELFSAGLDVKSSAQSIGESLGNLEKFRAQVAPMHTAFEGIASLPIPVIAAVHGWCIGAGTELISACDIRLCSADARFSLPEVRLGIAADLGGLQRLPGIVGQGWARQLALTGEPIDAARAERIGLVTEVLDTPELLFERAEQLAAHLATLPPKALEGTKKVLNAALPHAESLSQAVDWNAQHMTAEGLAAAFRK, translated from the coding sequence ATGAGTGATCAGTCCATTCGGCTCACCTCCCAGGGTGAGGTCGCCACCCTGACCATCGTGTCCAAAAAAGGCAGCATGGGACCGGTCTTCTGGCGCGAGATGGCCGAAGCCTTGCCTCAACTCGGCTCAGCCAGGGCGCTTATCATTCGCGGCGAGGAACTCTTCAGCGCTGGGCTGGACGTGAAGTCGTCGGCCCAGAGCATCGGCGAGTCGCTCGGCAATCTGGAGAAGTTCCGTGCCCAGGTCGCCCCGATGCACACGGCCTTCGAGGGCATTGCGTCGCTGCCGATTCCGGTGATCGCTGCTGTGCACGGCTGGTGCATCGGCGCGGGCACCGAACTGATCTCGGCCTGTGACATCCGCCTGTGCAGCGCGGACGCCCGCTTCAGCTTGCCAGAAGTGCGGCTGGGCATTGCCGCCGATCTGGGTGGCCTCCAGCGCCTCCCCGGTATCGTGGGCCAGGGCTGGGCAAGACAACTGGCCCTCACCGGAGAGCCGATAGACGCTGCCAGAGCCGAGCGCATCGGCCTGGTGACGGAGGTGCTGGACACTCCTGAGTTGCTGTTTGAACGCGCCGAGCAATTGGCCGCCCATCTCGCCACACTGCCGCCGAAAGCGCTGGAAGGCACCAAGAAAGTGCTAAACGCTGCCCTACCCCATGCCGAAAGCCTGAGTCAGGCGGTGGACTGGAATGCGCAGCATATGACGGCAGAAGGGTTAGCAGCGGCGTTTCGGAAGTAA
- a CDS encoding M55 family metallopeptidase, giving the protein MNVVISVDMEGVCGVASWVQVSPPEFGGLVNAGEYERARIQMTREANAAALGAFEAGAEGVLIADSHETMRNLLPDYLDERVRFISGNDRPLSMVQGVQESGVAALLMVGYHARAGTQGAPLAHTWNGNVRDVRINGVQAGEPYLNALLAGHYGVPTVFVSGDDIAVRQVQDDLGADVVGVAVKEGLSMFSAVHLHPAEACRQIQAGARAAVQQAATARPFTVIFPASVQLSFDHQARADQAGRVPGVTRVDAVTVGYSSPDAYHLFQTFRMLCQVAQVRLDS; this is encoded by the coding sequence ATGAATGTCGTCATCAGCGTGGATATGGAAGGCGTGTGCGGGGTGGCGTCGTGGGTGCAGGTCAGTCCGCCCGAATTTGGTGGCCTGGTCAACGCAGGCGAGTACGAACGCGCCCGCATCCAGATGACCCGTGAGGCCAACGCCGCCGCACTGGGCGCGTTCGAGGCGGGAGCCGAAGGCGTACTGATCGCCGACTCGCACGAGACCATGCGGAACCTGCTGCCCGACTACTTAGACGAGCGGGTGCGCTTTATTTCCGGCAACGACCGTCCCCTGAGCATGGTGCAGGGCGTGCAGGAGAGCGGCGTGGCGGCGCTCCTGATGGTGGGTTACCATGCCCGCGCCGGAACGCAGGGTGCGCCGCTGGCCCATACCTGGAACGGCAACGTGCGCGATGTGCGGATCAACGGCGTGCAGGCGGGCGAGCCGTACCTCAACGCGCTGCTGGCCGGACATTACGGCGTGCCGACGGTGTTTGTCAGTGGCGACGACATCGCGGTCAGGCAGGTGCAGGACGACTTGGGCGCAGATGTGGTCGGCGTGGCGGTCAAGGAAGGGCTGAGCATGTTCAGCGCCGTGCATCTGCACCCCGCCGAGGCGTGCCGCCAGATTCAGGCGGGCGCGAGGGCAGCGGTGCAGCAGGCCGCCACTGCCAGGCCGTTCACGGTCATTTTTCCGGCCAGCGTGCAGCTCTCCTTCGACCATCAGGCCAGGGCTGATCAGGCCGGGCGCGTTCCCGGCGTGACCCGCGTGGACGCCGTGACGGTGGGTTACAGCAGCCCCGACGCCTACCACCTGTTCCAGACGTTCCGGATGCTATGCCAGGTGGCGCAGGTGAGGCTGGACAGCTGA
- a CDS encoding ACT domain-containing protein gives MSPQLTLSLLGGPDPTEFAVAQWPPAADLPAALLTGSFFSLTRSEDELSLVCEAHLLPEGTTHASGWVAFKLHGPFDFGLTGILAAVLNPLRDAGVGIFAMSTFDTDYVLVKRERLTEAQTALRSAGHRIQV, from the coding sequence ATGTCACCTCAACTCACGCTGTCCCTGCTGGGCGGCCCTGATCCCACCGAATTTGCGGTGGCGCAGTGGCCGCCTGCTGCTGATCTGCCTGCTGCACTGCTGACCGGCTCCTTCTTCAGCTTGACCCGCAGCGAGGACGAACTCTCGCTGGTGTGCGAGGCCCACCTGTTGCCGGAAGGCACAACACACGCATCCGGCTGGGTGGCCTTCAAGCTGCACGGCCCGTTTGACTTTGGCCTGACGGGCATCCTGGCGGCGGTCCTGAACCCTTTGCGTGACGCCGGAGTGGGCATTTTTGCCATGTCCACCTTCGATACCGATTACGTGCTGGTCAAGCGCGAGCGGCTGACCGAGGCGCAGACGGCGCTGAGAAGCGCGGGGCACAGGATTCAGGTCTGA